The Prionailurus viverrinus isolate Anna chromosome B1, UM_Priviv_1.0, whole genome shotgun sequence genome includes the window GGCCGAGGCAGCCCCGACGTCGCGGGAGCCAGTGCGCCGAGCCAGCATGGGCAGCGGGCGCGGCGCTGGGGGCCGCCGCTGGGCCGCCCCGGGCGTGCTGCTGGCGCTGGCCGCCGGGCTCCTGGCCGCGGGCTCCGCCAGCGAGTACGACTACGTGAGCTTCCAGTCGGACATCGGCTCCTACCAGAGCGGGCGCTTCTACACCAAGCCGCCGCAGTGCGTGGACATCCCGGTGGACCTGCGGCTGTGCCACAACGTGGGCTACAAGAAGATGGTGCTGCCCAACCTGCTGGAGCACGAGACCATGGCCGAGGTGAAGCAGCAAGCCAGCAGCTGGGTGCCCCTGCTCAACAAGAACTGCCACATCGGCACCCAGGTCTTCCTCTGCTCGCTCTTCGCGCCCGTCTGCCTCGACCGGCCCATCTACCCGTGCCGCTGGCTCTGCGAAGCCGTGCGCGACTCGTGCGAGCCCGTCATGCAGTTCTTCGGCTTCTACTGGCCTGAGATGCTCAAGTGTGACAAGTTCCCCGAGGGCGACGTCTGCATCGCCATGACCCCGCCCAATGCCACCGAAGCCTCCAAGCCCCAAGGTCAGGCCGCCCCCTCCCACGCGCGCGAGTCCCCCGACCCGGGCCGGCGGGGCACCCGGGGACCCGCCGCGAGGATGCCGCTGCCACGCTgatccgccccctccccccaccctgcctcgcTGCTCCTCCCTGGAGTTCGGACGTGCTCCCTGGAGGTTGCTCTCAAGCTGTgcaatagttttaaaaagtccGAGGTGTCGCTTAGCACCTCTACCAGCCCAGGTGCACGGCGGGCTTGGCCGGCAGCGGTGGCCGCGCCTGagccccaagcaagctccgtgcggTGCCCCGGGCGTCGCTTCCTGGGATCCAGGGTCGCTGCCTCCACACCTGAGACAAAGCCTTATGCTCCACAGGAAAGGAGagcccttctctctctgggaGGGAACCGAGTCCCCATCGAAGTTTTTCACACCCGAGACGGGATGCCCCAGGAGGAAAACACCCAAACCCACAGTGTAGGAAGCCCAGAAAGGCCGAGAAAATGCTAAGGCGCAGCTTCGTTTACTTTCATAGGTTCGACGAggattaaaaaaccccaaaaccaaacacCTCTCGCTTCCCTCCAACTTTCCTGAGCTAGTCACTGGGCCTAGGAACTCCGGGAGGGCTGAGAActggctgagaaaaaaaaaaaaagtttagaagcTGAGGATTTCTGTTTCTCCACCCTTTTCAGGTGGTCTGCTTGGGGAGGGTTGGGGCTGGAAAGCTGGTCCTCCCATTCTTGCATACCCCCTGCTTCTCCCATTTACACAAATCCTCAGGTaattagaaagataaaaatgtaattagCTCATTGTTCATCTCTCCTTGGGGAGTGGGGTTCGCAAATTGGAGACTTTCCTAACAGTCCCTGGAGGGGCCTGAGCTTCCTCTCAGAACCCCTCCCACTTAAAGGGCAGCTTTTgagtgggagggaaaaaaatcccggagaggcaaaaaaaaaaaaaaaaaaaaaaaaaaatcaaaataaacaagcaaaaaatgcAGCGCGGTGGCCTTTTATAGGAGCGAATTCTTCAGGAGCAGAGTTGAGGCTGAAAGATGTGCATATAGTCTGGGATGGGGGCCCCTAGGTGCCCTCAGCACCAGGGCACATGTCTTGCGGGTTTGCTGAGGAGGGGTTTAGGGTGGGGGACCGCCTGCTTGCTGGCTTAGCTCATCTCCAAGGATGCCGGAGAGAGAAGTGTCCTCTGAAGGGCTTACTCTTCCAGAGTGAGGGGGTAGCATGGGGACAGGGGGCCCCAAACTTGAATGCTCCTGCTTCTTCTAGGGAGGGAGGAGATCGGTCCAAAGTGATGGGCATTGGGTGGCATGGACCCCTGCTGGGTGGGAAACCTGGCTGTCTGGCTGCAGTGGCCAGGGcacctctgctccccacctcctgGGTGTCTGCACAGGGTTAACCTTCGGGGAAGTGCGGCCCTTTGGGAGCAAGAGCTGAGCAATTACCTAGAGCAAACAAAGCACTTTGTGTTCTGCGGGTGTGGAGCCATCCCCTGCAGCCGGCAGgattttccttctccccttcctcacaGGCCAGGAGATtagcccagctctgccccagcAGCCTCTGCTCCATTCCCGGTTGTCTGTTTCTGGGACAGCCCAGGCACGTGAGGTGGGGGCCATTGGGGGAGCACCTTCAGAGGGGAAGATGGGGACTGCTTATAAAGGGGGAAGAATCCTCCTAACAGAACCCCTCAAAAGGCTGTGGTGGAAGTAGAGGAATACCGAATAATTGTTGTCTTGCCTTTGACTCCTTGGCTGCTCTTTTCACTTGTCTGCTATCTCCTCCAGGGGCCTCGGTCCCATGCTCCTCTCCCCTCCGCTCTGTCCCAGTAGTGCCTAGGCAGTCACCCTCCCAAGGCCAGCTGCCCAACGGAGACAGGCTGTGGAGGACCAG containing:
- the SFRP1 gene encoding secreted frizzled-related protein 1 translates to MGSGRGAGGRRWAAPGVLLALAAGLLAAGSASEYDYVSFQSDIGSYQSGRFYTKPPQCVDIPVDLRLCHNVGYKKMVLPNLLEHETMAEVKQQASSWVPLLNKNCHIGTQVFLCSLFAPVCLDRPIYPCRWLCEAVRDSCEPVMQFFGFYWPEMLKCDKFPEGDVCIAMTPPNATEASKPQGTTVCPPCDNELKSEAIIEHLCASEFALRMKIKEVKKENGDKKIVPKKKKPLKLGPIKKKELKKLVLYLKNGADCPCHQLDNLSHHFLIMGRKVKSQYLLTAIHKWDKKNKEFKNFMKKMKNHECPTFQSVFK